The Bactrocera dorsalis isolate Fly_Bdor unplaced genomic scaffold, ASM2337382v1 BdCtg025, whole genome shotgun sequence genome includes a region encoding these proteins:
- the LOC105231741 gene encoding organic cation transporter-like protein isoform X1, producing MGYDEVLVPLGDFGKYQRLIFFLLCLTAISCAFHKMSRTFIFAKPNFRCQLPFEHEANDTHLNASKTNDFKLSAHLWHLVYPADTADPKIGRYEACSYFNIEEKYYELLGGSMTAYNDSSSLLLQNITLSNETMPCNGYIYDRSKISNSAVTEWNMICDHSFLVATSDAIFMFGVLVGSIGFGQLSDKCGRKPVFFVSLLIQVSFGILAGIAPDYLTYIIVRFIIGATTSGVFLVAYVIAMEMVGPKKRLYAGIFLMMFFSVGFMLTAVFAYFINEWRTLQIAISLPGLLFLGYYWIIPESARWLISNNRKEAAIANIQKAARFNKVHLDAAEINRLLSDEENVENLKTKETQENTTVTSNRAVSVFDLLRYPNLRRKTLLIFFDWFVNSGTYYGLSWNTNALGDNMLLNFVISGAVEIPAFTFLLFTLNRWGRRTILCGCMLVAGSALLLTIVVPEELNWLIIVLAMMGKLAITASYGTVYIFSAEQFPTVVRNVGLGASSMMARIGGILAPFINMLSNVWRPLPLIIFGSAAFIGGLLSLLLPETHNKPTLETIEEGENFGRKVDTRIERSNKDIFIVDNMENVPLNSNGNHPDKIQIKNMTS from the coding sequence ATGGGTTACGATGAGGTGCTTGTGCCCCTGGGAGATTTCGGCAAATATCAAcgtcttattttctttttactcTGTCTTACAGCTATCTCTTGTGCCTTTCATAAAATGTCGCGCAcatttatttttgccaaaccGAACTTCCGTTGTCAACTTCCTTTTGAGCACGAAGCGAATGACACTCATCTTAACGCCAGCAAAACGAACGATTTCAAATTGTCGGCTCACCTGTGGCATTTGGTTTATCCCGCAGATACAGCTGATCCGAAAATAGGACGTTATGAGGCTTGTAGCTACtttaatattgaagaaaaatactaTGAGTTGTTGGGTGGCAGTATGACGGCATATAATGACAGCAGCTCGCTGCTGCTTCAAAACATTACATTGAGTAATGAAACGATGCCTTGTAACGGCTATATTTATGATCGGTCCAAGATTAGCAACAGCGCCGTTACAGAATGGAATATGATTTGCGATCACAGTTTCTTGGTAGCCACTAGCGATGCGATATTTATGTTTGGCGTTTTGGTTGGTAGTATTGGCTTCGGCCAGTTATCGGATAAGTGTGGCCGAAAGCCGGTCTTCTTTGTTTCGCTGCTGATTCAGGTGTCGTTTGGCATACTGGCCGGTATTGCACCAGATTATCTTACCTATATAATCGTACGCTTTATAATTGGCGCCACAACTTCGGGAGTGTTCCTCGTTGCTTATGTCATTGCTATGGAGATGGTGGGTCCGAAGAAACGTTTATATGCCGGCATATTCTTGATGATGTTCTTCTCCGTGGGTTTTATGCTTACAGCGGTATTTGCCTACTTCATAAATGAATGGCGCACATTACAAATAGCCATTTCATTACCGGGTCTTTTATTTCTCGGCTATTATTGGATAATACCAGAGTCTGCTCGTTGGCTAATTTCGAATAATCGTAAAGAAGCCGCGATAGCCAACATTCAGAAAGCCGCTCGTTTCAACAAAGTGCACTTAGACGCGGCTGAAATTAATCGATTACTAAGCGATGAGGAAAACGTCGAAAacttgaaaaccaaagaaacgcAAGAGAACACTACTGTGACATCTAACAGAGCAGTATCCGTTTTCGATCTACTACGTTATCCGAATTTACGTCGAAAAacgttgttaatttttttcgattggtttGTGAATAGCGGTACTTATTACGGACTTTCGTGGAACACAAACGCTTTGGGTGACAATATGTTGCTGAATTTTGTAATTTCCGGCGCAGTTGAGATTCCAGCCTTCACTTTCTTGCTTTTCACACTCAATCGTTGGGGACGACGCACCATTCTCTGCGGCTGTATGTTAGTTGCCGGATCCGCGCTGCTGCTCACCATTGTCGTGCCGGAAGAATTGAATTGGCTGATAATTGTGCTGGCAATGATGGGCAAACTCGCTATCACCGCTTCTTATGGCACCGTTTACATTTTCTCAGCTGAGCAATTCCCCACGGTAGTGAGAAATGTGGGCTTAGGCGCGTCTTCGATGATGGCACGTATTGGCGGTATTTTAGCGCCCTTCATCAATATGCTGAGCAATGTATGGCGTCCGTTGCCGCTCATTATTTTCGGAAGCGCTGCATTCATCGGTGGACTACTGTCGTTGCTGCTGCCTGAGACACACAACAAGCCGACGCTGGAGACTATAGAGGAGGGTGAAAATTTCGGTAGAAAGGTAGATACGAGGATCGAGCGATCTAATAAAGACATATTTATTGTGGATAACATGGAAAATGTGCCTTTGAACAGTAATGGAAATCATCCtgacaaaatacaaattaaaaatatgactAGTTGA
- the LOC105231741 gene encoding organic cation transporter-like protein isoform X2, with translation MSRTFIFAKPNFRCQLPFEHEANDTHLNASKTNDFKLSAHLWHLVYPADTADPKIGRYEACSYFNIEEKYYELLGGSMTAYNDSSSLLLQNITLSNETMPCNGYIYDRSKISNSAVTEWNMICDHSFLVATSDAIFMFGVLVGSIGFGQLSDKCGRKPVFFVSLLIQVSFGILAGIAPDYLTYIIVRFIIGATTSGVFLVAYVIAMEMVGPKKRLYAGIFLMMFFSVGFMLTAVFAYFINEWRTLQIAISLPGLLFLGYYWIIPESARWLISNNRKEAAIANIQKAARFNKVHLDAAEINRLLSDEENVENLKTKETQENTTVTSNRAVSVFDLLRYPNLRRKTLLIFFDWFVNSGTYYGLSWNTNALGDNMLLNFVISGAVEIPAFTFLLFTLNRWGRRTILCGCMLVAGSALLLTIVVPEELNWLIIVLAMMGKLAITASYGTVYIFSAEQFPTVVRNVGLGASSMMARIGGILAPFINMLSNVWRPLPLIIFGSAAFIGGLLSLLLPETHNKPTLETIEEGENFGRKVDTRIERSNKDIFIVDNMENVPLNSNGNHPDKIQIKNMTS, from the coding sequence ATGTCGCGCAcatttatttttgccaaaccGAACTTCCGTTGTCAACTTCCTTTTGAGCACGAAGCGAATGACACTCATCTTAACGCCAGCAAAACGAACGATTTCAAATTGTCGGCTCACCTGTGGCATTTGGTTTATCCCGCAGATACAGCTGATCCGAAAATAGGACGTTATGAGGCTTGTAGCTACtttaatattgaagaaaaatactaTGAGTTGTTGGGTGGCAGTATGACGGCATATAATGACAGCAGCTCGCTGCTGCTTCAAAACATTACATTGAGTAATGAAACGATGCCTTGTAACGGCTATATTTATGATCGGTCCAAGATTAGCAACAGCGCCGTTACAGAATGGAATATGATTTGCGATCACAGTTTCTTGGTAGCCACTAGCGATGCGATATTTATGTTTGGCGTTTTGGTTGGTAGTATTGGCTTCGGCCAGTTATCGGATAAGTGTGGCCGAAAGCCGGTCTTCTTTGTTTCGCTGCTGATTCAGGTGTCGTTTGGCATACTGGCCGGTATTGCACCAGATTATCTTACCTATATAATCGTACGCTTTATAATTGGCGCCACAACTTCGGGAGTGTTCCTCGTTGCTTATGTCATTGCTATGGAGATGGTGGGTCCGAAGAAACGTTTATATGCCGGCATATTCTTGATGATGTTCTTCTCCGTGGGTTTTATGCTTACAGCGGTATTTGCCTACTTCATAAATGAATGGCGCACATTACAAATAGCCATTTCATTACCGGGTCTTTTATTTCTCGGCTATTATTGGATAATACCAGAGTCTGCTCGTTGGCTAATTTCGAATAATCGTAAAGAAGCCGCGATAGCCAACATTCAGAAAGCCGCTCGTTTCAACAAAGTGCACTTAGACGCGGCTGAAATTAATCGATTACTAAGCGATGAGGAAAACGTCGAAAacttgaaaaccaaagaaacgcAAGAGAACACTACTGTGACATCTAACAGAGCAGTATCCGTTTTCGATCTACTACGTTATCCGAATTTACGTCGAAAAacgttgttaatttttttcgattggtttGTGAATAGCGGTACTTATTACGGACTTTCGTGGAACACAAACGCTTTGGGTGACAATATGTTGCTGAATTTTGTAATTTCCGGCGCAGTTGAGATTCCAGCCTTCACTTTCTTGCTTTTCACACTCAATCGTTGGGGACGACGCACCATTCTCTGCGGCTGTATGTTAGTTGCCGGATCCGCGCTGCTGCTCACCATTGTCGTGCCGGAAGAATTGAATTGGCTGATAATTGTGCTGGCAATGATGGGCAAACTCGCTATCACCGCTTCTTATGGCACCGTTTACATTTTCTCAGCTGAGCAATTCCCCACGGTAGTGAGAAATGTGGGCTTAGGCGCGTCTTCGATGATGGCACGTATTGGCGGTATTTTAGCGCCCTTCATCAATATGCTGAGCAATGTATGGCGTCCGTTGCCGCTCATTATTTTCGGAAGCGCTGCATTCATCGGTGGACTACTGTCGTTGCTGCTGCCTGAGACACACAACAAGCCGACGCTGGAGACTATAGAGGAGGGTGAAAATTTCGGTAGAAAGGTAGATACGAGGATCGAGCGATCTAATAAAGACATATTTATTGTGGATAACATGGAAAATGTGCCTTTGAACAGTAATGGAAATCATCCtgacaaaatacaaattaaaaatatgactAGTTGA